In the Actinomycetota bacterium genome, CCCAACGAGGGAGACCTCCCACCAGATGGGGGACCGGCCAGACCCAGCAGGGTCGGAGAGGAGGGTCGGACGGACCGGGAGACCGGCCGGTCGCACCGTCGGTGGCGCTGAGGGACAGACGCTCTTAGGACAAGGAGTCAGACATGCAGACGATCGTCTCCACGATCACCGCCTGGATCAGCACCCGCATCGCCCGCCCCGAGCGCGGCGCCGCAGCGGTCGAGTACGGCCTCCTGGTTGCCCTGATCGCCGTCGCCGTCGTCGTCGCCGTCATGACGCTCGGCACGAAGCTCAACAGCACCTTCTGCTACGTCGTGTCCTCGCTCCCGTTCGGACCCGAGAGCTGCCCGAGCTGAGGGGCACCAGCACCACCCCCTGCGGGGCCCGGGCCGGACAGCCCGCCGGACGGCCCGGGCCCCGCAGGGGGTGGTGCTGGTGCCCCTCAGCTCGGGCAGCTCTCGGGTCCGAACGGGAGCGAGGACAC is a window encoding:
- a CDS encoding Flp family type IVb pilin, producing the protein MQTIVSTITAWISTRIARPERGAAAVEYGLLVALIAVAVVVAVMTLGTKLNSTFCYVVSSLPFGPESCPS